One genomic window of Hydra vulgaris chromosome 03, alternate assembly HydraT2T_AEP includes the following:
- the LOC100201633 gene encoding antistasin-like isoform X1, with protein sequence MNHFIVILALSAVVTFANAECDKKQCRMFCKFGFQQDENGCDICKCAEAPEKRCNNRQCKMLCPEGFQVDANGCQICRCKRSALEAPEKKCDGLKQCKMNCENGFVRDENGCPKCECSKCKQFQCLIFCPHGNEVDENGCKTCKCKAAPEKKKCNDLKQCRMHCENGFVKDENGCKKCECNKCKNFICQIFCEYGNVVDENGCKICKCNSKP encoded by the exons atgaatcattttattgttattttg GCTTTATCTGCTGTCGTTACCTTCGCAAATGCTGAATGCGACAAAAAACAATGTCGCATGTTTTGCAAATTTGGATTTCAACAGGATGAAAACGGATGCGACATCTGCAAGTGCG ctGAAGCACCTGAAAAAA gATGCAACAATAGACAGTGCAAAATGCTTTGTCCTGAAGGTTTTCAAGTAGATGCAAACGGTTGCCAGATATGCCGCTGCAAaa GATCTGCTCTAGAGGCACCAGAAAAAA AGTGCGACGgtttaaaacaatgtaaaatgAACTGCGAAAATGGATTTGTCAGAGATGAAAACGGTTGCCCAAAATGCGAATGCAGTA aatgTAAACAATTCCAATGTTTGATATTTTGCCCCCACGGAAATGAAGTCGACGAAAACGGCTGCAAAACATGCAAGTGCAAAG CTGCTCCAGAAAAAA aaaaatgcaaCGACTTAAAACAATGTAGAATGCACTGCGAAAACGGGTTCGTCAAAGATGAAAACGGTTGCAAGAAATGCGAGTGCAACa aatgcaaaaatttcatttgtcaaattttttgcGAATACGGAAACGTTGTTGATGAAAACGGTTGTAAAATATGCAAGTGTAACAGCAAGCCTTGA